From Rubrivirga sp. SAORIC476, a single genomic window includes:
- a CDS encoding CsbD family protein: MDDLTNDAQRKLHKEEAEGRTEQAKGAFDELKGKVKKNVGDALGNESMQAKGAAEELAGKARKTAGDAHADAADTAEDALDKLT, translated from the coding sequence ATGGACGACCTCACCAACGACGCCCAGCGGAAGCTCCACAAGGAAGAAGCCGAAGGCCGCACCGAGCAGGCCAAGGGTGCCTTCGACGAACTCAAGGGCAAGGTCAAGAAGAACGTCGGCGACGCACTCGGCAACGAGAGCATGCAGGCCAAGGGCGCGGCCGAGGAGCTCGCCGGCAAGGCGCGCAAGACGGCGGGCGACGCCCACGCGGATGCGGCCGACACCGCCGAGGACGCGCTCGACAAGCTGACCTAG
- a CDS encoding MFS transporter codes for MSRASLRAAVAAYPRPFWMLVVGTFVNRTGLVVLPFLALYMSGPRAFSVAQATAAVSIYGAGAFAGGFVGGWLSDRVGRRPVLLASLGGAALPMAGIPFVASYAAVLALVFAFGVLSEMYRPAVSAAVADLVPEARQPRAYAIVYWAINLGAAVGPALGGLIAERSYTGLFVLEGVSLFAYAAIVLVSVPETRPAVAEGVVRPRIDLRPVARDGALAALAVVVLLVGIGFYQLFTSLPLAMEADGLSERYFGFVVTVNGALIVLIGLPVAAWVGDRATRWPVPVAVALVAIGLAFQIPAHTFGAYAACAIIWTLGEMAFLPVVPTLVSKLAPTDLRGSYQGVYHASWGLAKMLGPALGGLVFAGYGSSALWGGAAALVGGAAVIMTLLLPTLRRRFGETRAAL; via the coding sequence GTGTCTCGCGCTTCGCTCCGCGCCGCCGTCGCGGCCTACCCCCGTCCGTTCTGGATGCTCGTCGTGGGCACGTTCGTGAACCGGACGGGGCTCGTGGTGCTCCCGTTCCTGGCGCTCTACATGAGCGGCCCGCGTGCCTTCAGCGTGGCCCAGGCGACCGCCGCGGTGTCGATCTACGGAGCGGGGGCGTTCGCGGGCGGCTTCGTCGGCGGGTGGCTGTCGGACCGCGTCGGGCGGCGGCCGGTGCTGCTGGCGAGCCTCGGCGGCGCGGCGCTGCCGATGGCCGGCATCCCGTTCGTGGCGTCGTACGCGGCCGTGCTCGCGCTCGTGTTCGCCTTCGGCGTGCTGAGCGAGATGTACCGCCCCGCCGTGTCGGCCGCCGTGGCCGACCTCGTCCCCGAGGCACGGCAGCCGAGAGCGTACGCCATCGTCTACTGGGCCATCAACCTGGGCGCGGCCGTGGGGCCCGCGCTGGGCGGCCTGATCGCCGAGCGGTCCTACACCGGCCTGTTCGTGCTGGAGGGCGTCTCTCTGTTCGCCTACGCGGCCATCGTGCTGGTGTCGGTACCCGAGACGCGCCCGGCGGTGGCCGAGGGCGTGGTGCGCCCGCGCATCGACCTGCGGCCCGTCGCGCGTGACGGTGCGCTGGCAGCCCTCGCCGTCGTCGTGCTGCTGGTCGGGATCGGCTTCTACCAGCTGTTCACGTCGCTCCCGCTGGCGATGGAGGCCGACGGGCTGAGTGAGCGCTACTTCGGCTTCGTGGTCACGGTCAACGGCGCGCTGATCGTGCTGATCGGCCTGCCGGTGGCGGCGTGGGTGGGCGACCGAGCGACGCGGTGGCCTGTGCCGGTCGCGGTTGCGCTGGTCGCCATCGGGCTGGCGTTTCAGATCCCAGCCCACACGTTCGGCGCCTATGCGGCCTGCGCGATCATCTGGACGCTCGGCGAGATGGCGTTCCTGCCCGTCGTCCCGACACTGGTCTCGAAGCTGGCCCCAACGGACCTGCGCGGCTCCTACCAGGGCGTCTACCACGCGAGTTGGGGGCTGGCGAAGATGCTCGGCCCGGCGCTCGGCGGGCTCGTGTTCGCCGGGTACGGGTCGTCGGCGCTGTGGGGAGGCGCGGCCGCGCTGGTCGGCGGCGCAGCCGTGATCATGACCCTCCTCCTGCCGACGCTCCGGCGCCGATTCGGCGAGACCCGCGCGGCCCTCTAG
- a CDS encoding FlgD immunoglobulin-like domain containing protein produces the protein MTLRPLLLAALLVALASSAGAQAPLQIRLDPQIPVVGLSAEVTAQFFETLPESASLFVRAVGETAYQEFVGVDQGDAFWTVVIDEIPPSGLEVYASYVLDGETFTEPLQNPEAFPFRVPVLVPAITSAVDLPRRQYRMVSVPFVLGANSGLPAVLGSDAPIDVFGDDFGETGDPAQWRLLRWDPLVEDYRDAIPDGELFERIRPGAGYWLITSSGGTFDIDRGLSTGVTIGKGGIFAADVTIPVRTGWNQIGNPFLFSISWDDVRRPIAVEDPVAFTGSFVGGQATLQPWEGYFVFNPGPSGLLRFRASPSQPVAERTLSERVQARAGAGAAALRVTAVSGTSTDEVTLGLQGTDAPLDGPPADLRKPPPVDGSLRLAARADGEDWISHFQPREAATWALTVTPPAGAAVDLRLDRLGDWPDGLVVEDLDTGRVLEVVDGRVRIETLADVPTRRLAVRAGAAAVVDPEVLAPTLGAPHPNPTAGAVTLPVRLSTPGPARLDVVDTLGRTVRSLALDLPEGTSAASWDGLDASGRPVAAGLYLVRLTTEAGTAAVRVTRLR, from the coding sequence ATGACCCTCCGCCCGCTCCTGCTCGCCGCCCTCCTGGTCGCGCTGGCCTCATCGGCCGGGGCGCAGGCTCCCCTCCAGATCCGCCTCGACCCGCAGATCCCGGTCGTCGGTCTCTCGGCCGAAGTCACGGCGCAGTTCTTCGAAACGCTCCCCGAGTCGGCCTCACTCTTCGTCCGCGCGGTCGGGGAGACGGCCTATCAGGAGTTCGTGGGGGTCGACCAGGGGGACGCGTTCTGGACCGTGGTGATCGATGAGATCCCGCCCTCCGGCCTGGAGGTCTACGCGTCGTACGTGCTCGACGGCGAGACCTTCACCGAGCCGCTCCAGAACCCCGAGGCGTTCCCGTTCCGGGTCCCGGTGCTGGTGCCCGCGATCACGTCGGCCGTGGATCTGCCGAGGCGGCAGTACCGGATGGTGTCGGTGCCGTTCGTGCTGGGGGCGAACTCCGGCCTGCCCGCCGTCCTCGGCAGCGACGCCCCCATCGACGTCTTCGGCGACGACTTCGGGGAGACCGGCGACCCGGCACAGTGGCGGCTGCTCCGCTGGGACCCGCTCGTGGAAGACTACCGGGATGCGATCCCCGACGGGGAGCTGTTCGAGCGCATCCGCCCCGGCGCGGGCTACTGGCTGATCACGAGTTCTGGTGGGACGTTCGACATCGACCGCGGGCTGTCGACGGGCGTGACCATCGGCAAGGGGGGCATCTTCGCGGCCGACGTTACCATTCCGGTGCGCACCGGCTGGAACCAGATCGGCAACCCGTTCCTCTTCTCGATCTCCTGGGACGACGTGCGGCGGCCGATCGCGGTCGAGGACCCGGTGGCCTTCACCGGCTCGTTCGTCGGGGGGCAGGCGACGCTCCAGCCGTGGGAGGGCTACTTCGTGTTCAATCCGGGCCCATCGGGGTTGCTGCGGTTCCGTGCGTCGCCCAGCCAGCCCGTCGCCGAGCGGACGCTGTCAGAGCGTGTCCAGGCGCGGGCCGGAGCAGGGGCTGCTGCGCTACGCGTCACGGCCGTGTCGGGCACGTCGACGGACGAGGTGACGCTCGGCCTCCAGGGGACGGACGCGCCGCTGGACGGTCCGCCGGCCGACCTCCGCAAGCCGCCGCCGGTCGACGGTAGCCTCCGCCTCGCCGCCCGCGCCGACGGCGAGGACTGGATCAGCCACTTCCAGCCCCGCGAGGCTGCCACGTGGGCGCTCACGGTGACGCCGCCCGCCGGGGCCGCCGTGGACCTCCGCCTGGACCGCCTCGGCGACTGGCCGGACGGGCTCGTGGTGGAGGATCTCGACACGGGCCGCGTGCTGGAGGTCGTTGACGGGCGCGTCCGCATAGAGACCCTCGCCGACGTGCCGACGCGGCGCCTCGCCGTCCGCGCCGGGGCCGCCGCCGTGGTCGATCCCGAGGTCTTGGCGCCGACTCTCGGCGCCCCTCACCCCAACCCGACCGCCGGAGCGGTCACGCTCCCAGTCCGCCTGTCGACCCCTGGTCCGGCCCGCCTCGACGTGGTCGACACGCTCGGTCGCACGGTCCGCTCGCTCGCTCTGGATCTGCCCGAGGGCACCTCGGCCGCCTCCTGGGATGGCCTCGACGCGTCCGGCCGGCCGGTCGCGGCGGGCCTCTACCTCGTCCGCCTCACGACCGAGGCGGGCACTGCCGCCGTGCGCGTCACGCGCCTCCGCTAG
- a CDS encoding CsgG/HfaB family protein — translation MTRLVPGLLGLALGLAACAGPTVGVVPTRADLETRVLENPGDIEALRDLGALLAVEEAYGPALGAFERALALAPRDGQTLYFTGLVHEALGQTAEAEDAYARYLSVAAGDVYRDSLRGRLDGLVRARLQREFATALTVEDSVTTAAGTGAVGVLPFAYRGDNAEYAALGRGLAEVLAIDLASVGSLTVVERARLQALLAEYNLARDGILNPATAPRMGMLLRADKLVGGEVDVQGESLRIESALWEGSLRDVETTEGGVADLFQIQKTITLGVLSSLGVTVAAADSVRLLQAPTTDLVAFLLYSRGLLLEDDGDFLGARRLYGEALQRDPGFSLAGSRGTSATLSAATSAPAAPTLTATAAATIDPVPLAGPSLVGRRADQLRAALGGHVTPGTETREPGVEGSDAGILGTLPDPPPPPPTPPSGGNRP, via the coding sequence GTGACCCGTCTCGTCCCTGGCCTCCTCGGGCTGGCCCTCGGGCTGGCGGCCTGCGCCGGGCCCACCGTCGGTGTCGTGCCGACCCGCGCCGACCTGGAAACGCGCGTGCTCGAAAACCCCGGCGACATCGAGGCGCTCCGCGACCTCGGCGCGTTGCTGGCCGTCGAGGAAGCGTACGGGCCTGCGCTCGGCGCCTTCGAGCGGGCGCTCGCGCTCGCGCCGCGCGACGGCCAGACGCTCTACTTCACAGGCCTCGTCCACGAGGCCCTCGGCCAGACCGCCGAGGCGGAGGACGCCTACGCGCGCTACCTCTCGGTCGCCGCCGGAGACGTCTACCGCGACTCGCTGCGGGGCCGCCTGGACGGGCTCGTCCGCGCGCGCCTCCAGCGCGAGTTCGCGACGGCGCTCACCGTCGAGGACTCGGTCACCACGGCCGCCGGGACGGGCGCCGTCGGCGTGCTGCCGTTCGCGTACCGCGGCGACAATGCCGAGTACGCCGCCCTCGGGCGCGGCCTCGCCGAGGTCCTCGCCATCGACCTCGCCTCGGTCGGCTCGCTGACCGTCGTCGAGCGGGCGCGGCTGCAGGCGCTCCTGGCCGAGTACAACCTCGCCCGCGACGGCATTCTCAACCCGGCCACCGCCCCGCGCATGGGGATGCTGCTCCGGGCCGACAAGCTGGTCGGCGGTGAGGTGGACGTGCAGGGCGAGTCGCTCCGCATCGAGTCCGCGCTCTGGGAGGGGTCGCTGCGCGACGTGGAGACCACCGAGGGCGGCGTGGCCGACCTGTTCCAGATCCAGAAGACGATCACACTCGGTGTGCTGTCCTCGCTCGGCGTGACCGTCGCCGCGGCGGACTCGGTACGGCTCCTCCAGGCGCCGACTACGGACCTTGTTGCATTCCTGCTCTACAGCCGTGGCCTGCTGCTGGAGGACGACGGTGACTTCCTCGGCGCGCGGCGGCTCTACGGCGAGGCGCTCCAGCGTGACCCCGGCTTCTCGCTCGCCGGGAGCCGGGGCACGTCTGCTACGCTCTCCGCCGCGACCTCGGCCCCCGCCGCGCCCACGCTGACCGCCACGGCGGCGGCCACCATCGACCCCGTCCCTCTGGCCGGTCCCTCGCTCGTCGGTCGCCGTGCGGACCAACTGAGAGCCGCGCTCGGCGGGCACGTCACCCCGGGCACCGAGACACGTGAGCCCGGTGTCGAGGGGAGTGACGCGGGCATCCTCGGCACGCTCCCGGATCCTCCCCCTCCGCCGCCCACCCCGCCGTCGGGAGGCAACCGCCCATGA
- a CDS encoding serine/threonine-protein kinase, with protein sequence MSAASPPSDPLIGARVGEYHIQGVLGRGGMGVVYRAEDTALGIPVALKSITAGMTTDASFVRRFRTEARAMARVASPHIVRVMALRETEHGLFIVMEYVDGGSLHDRMADGPMPWATLWPLLRQMLLGLEAAHTVGVVHRDIKPRNVLLTTDDTVKLTDFGLARLQSDGDATRTQAVAGTLAYMSPEQVRSLPTLDHRSDLFSLGLTAYEALVGRLPFDRDGGDFTMMRAIVEDEFPAPTAFDDRVPPEVATALMRALEKDPDRRYASAAEMREALAGVGDDAAPTRTRMPPPPPPVVPPPRQAPDTAPTSPASGRRPSPAILSGIAAGVLALLALGWWLTRTSTLTLVPLAEVTYFLDGEPVAGEVDVSPGTHEVLCVAHGASATTEVEVGRGAERRVACATPDQAVDVSAFWDGTAEPASVLVDGTQAVPLPTRLSLGTGHHTLRVISTRLDTTLTVDVLPTFDPAPPPPQTVAVQAGTAPPPPTDTPVAQSGPIAQPMPQQTQSQPPPQVQQPSPPLQSTGPAPARMGTVDVTMDAGVTLSLDGSSMSGGSREMSPGTYTARCQAGPLSETTRVTVTAGQRSAVRCYAPSRVVRVTTTGAEGAWMTVVVDGQPGAQTPTQVTLPVGRHTIIVRRRGYEVVGQDMMTVDVPPRFSPDPLPPVPLAFEIRSAN encoded by the coding sequence ATGAGCGCCGCCTCTCCTCCCTCCGACCCGCTGATCGGCGCCCGCGTGGGCGAGTACCACATCCAGGGCGTGCTCGGGCGCGGCGGCATGGGCGTGGTGTACCGAGCCGAGGACACCGCGCTCGGCATCCCGGTCGCGCTGAAGTCGATCACGGCCGGGATGACGACCGATGCCTCGTTCGTCCGCCGCTTCCGGACGGAGGCGCGGGCGATGGCGCGCGTGGCCAGCCCCCACATCGTGCGCGTGATGGCGCTGCGTGAGACCGAGCACGGGCTGTTCATCGTGATGGAGTACGTCGACGGCGGCAGCCTCCACGACCGGATGGCCGACGGGCCGATGCCGTGGGCCACGCTTTGGCCGCTGCTTCGGCAGATGCTGCTCGGACTGGAGGCCGCCCACACGGTCGGCGTGGTGCACCGCGACATCAAGCCGCGCAACGTGCTCCTGACCACCGACGACACGGTCAAGCTGACCGACTTCGGCCTCGCCCGCCTCCAGTCCGACGGTGACGCGACGCGGACGCAGGCCGTGGCGGGGACGCTGGCCTATATGTCGCCCGAGCAGGTCCGCTCGCTGCCGACGCTGGACCACCGCAGCGACCTCTTCTCGCTGGGCCTGACGGCCTACGAGGCGCTCGTCGGGCGCCTCCCGTTCGACCGCGACGGGGGCGACTTCACCATGATGCGCGCCATCGTGGAGGACGAGTTTCCGGCGCCGACCGCGTTCGACGACCGTGTGCCGCCTGAGGTGGCGACGGCGCTCATGCGGGCGCTCGAAAAGGATCCCGACCGGCGCTATGCCTCCGCGGCGGAGATGCGCGAGGCGCTCGCGGGCGTCGGCGACGACGCCGCGCCGACGCGGACCCGGATGCCGCCCCCGCCGCCACCGGTCGTCCCGCCCCCGAGGCAGGCCCCCGACACGGCCCCGACCTCGCCCGCTTCGGGCCGTCGCCCGTCGCCCGCCATCCTCAGTGGGATCGCGGCCGGCGTGCTGGCGCTGCTGGCCCTCGGCTGGTGGCTGACGCGGACCTCCACGCTCACCCTCGTCCCTCTCGCCGAGGTCACCTACTTCCTTGATGGGGAGCCGGTCGCCGGCGAGGTCGACGTGAGCCCCGGCACGCACGAGGTCCTGTGCGTGGCCCACGGCGCCTCGGCGACGACCGAGGTGGAGGTGGGTCGCGGCGCCGAGCGGCGGGTCGCCTGCGCGACGCCCGACCAGGCCGTCGACGTGTCGGCGTTCTGGGACGGCACGGCCGAGCCCGCCTCGGTGCTCGTGGACGGCACCCAGGCGGTGCCCCTGCCGACGCGGCTGTCGCTCGGGACGGGCCACCACACGCTCCGCGTCATCTCGACGCGCCTCGACACGACGCTCACCGTCGATGTGTTGCCCACGTTCGATCCCGCGCCCCCCCCGCCGCAGACCGTCGCGGTGCAGGCCGGAACGGCGCCGCCGCCGCCCACCGACACTCCCGTCGCCCAGTCTGGCCCCATCGCGCAGCCGATGCCGCAGCAGACGCAATCGCAGCCTCCGCCACAGGTCCAGCAGCCGTCCCCTCCCCTGCAGAGCACCGGCCCCGCGCCCGCGCGCATGGGGACCGTCGATGTGACGATGGACGCCGGGGTGACGCTTTCCCTCGACGGTTCCAGTATGTCAGGGGGGAGCCGGGAGATGAGTCCCGGCACCTACACCGCCCGCTGTCAGGCGGGCCCGCTCTCTGAAACGACGCGCGTGACCGTGACCGCCGGCCAGCGGTCGGCCGTCCGGTGCTACGCGCCGTCTCGGGTCGTCCGCGTGACCACCACCGGCGCAGAGGGCGCCTGGATGACCGTCGTGGTGGACGGCCAGCCGGGAGCCCAGACGCCGACGCAGGTGACGCTGCCCGTCGGGCGCCACACCATCATCGTCCGCCGCCGCGGCTACGAGGTCGTGGGTCAGGACATGATGACCGTCGACGTGCCGCCGCGCTTCTCGCCAGACCCCCTGCCGCCGGTGCCTCTCGCCTTCGAGATCCGGTCGGCCAACTAA